A DNA window from Chitinibacter fontanus contains the following coding sequences:
- a CDS encoding ABC transporter permease subunit → MNTSIPSTPNLDQDAGGALSYPSPLKEFWQSFSSNRGALVALIFFLALVLAALFAPWLAPHSPIEQYRDALLTPPAWVHGGSWQYILGTDELGRDILSRLMHGARLSLMIGVVSVVLSLLPGIVLGLLAAFYPKLLGNGIMRLMDIMLALPSLLLAVAVVAVLGPGLINTMLAIAIVSLPSYVRLARASAMTELNKDYVVASRLAGAGKLRLMFNTVLPNCMAPLIVQGTLGFSSAILDAAALGFLGLGAQPPLPEWGTMLASARDYIDSAWWVVTMPGVTILLTVVALNLLGDGLRDALDPKLKKLA, encoded by the coding sequence GAGTTTTGGCAATCCTTTAGCAGCAATCGAGGTGCGCTCGTTGCGTTGATATTTTTTCTGGCCTTGGTGCTGGCAGCACTTTTTGCACCGTGGTTAGCGCCACACTCACCTATCGAACAATATCGTGATGCCTTGCTCACCCCACCAGCGTGGGTACACGGTGGCTCATGGCAATATATTTTGGGTACTGATGAACTGGGCCGCGATATTTTGTCGCGCCTGATGCACGGCGCACGGCTGAGCTTAATGATTGGTGTCGTATCGGTGGTGCTGTCCCTGCTACCCGGGATTGTGCTGGGCTTACTCGCGGCCTTTTATCCCAAACTACTCGGCAATGGGATTATGCGCTTAATGGACATCATGCTCGCGCTGCCGTCTTTATTGCTGGCGGTGGCCGTAGTAGCCGTACTGGGGCCGGGGCTGATCAACACCATGCTGGCCATCGCGATTGTGTCGCTGCCTTCGTATGTGCGCTTGGCACGCGCCTCAGCGATGACCGAGTTGAATAAAGACTATGTTGTGGCCAGCAGGCTGGCTGGGGCCGGTAAATTGCGCTTGATGTTCAATACCGTGCTGCCCAACTGCATGGCGCCGCTGATTGTGCAGGGCACGCTGGGCTTTTCTTCGGCCATTCTGGATGCGGCAGCGCTGGGCTTTCTGGGCTTGGGCGCTCAACCGCCACTACCTGAATGGGGCACGATGCTGGCCTCCGCGCGTGATTACATCGACAGTGCCTGGTGGGTTGTCACCATGCCCGGCGTCACGATTTTACTGACCGTTGTGGCTCTGAATCTATTAGGTGATGGCCTACGTGACGCGCTAGACCCGAAACTGAAAAAACTGGCCTAA
- a CDS encoding ABC transporter ATP-binding protein, whose protein sequence is MSLLEIRNLNVSFGSTAHPFHAVSGLDLTVNRGEIVGIVGESGSGKSVTMLAMMGLIDAPGRVTADQLQFNGQDLLNMKPAQKRQIIGKDIAMIFQDALTSLNPAYTVGYQLMETLRLHTPLRGAALKRRALELLEQVEIPDAKSRLDAYPHQLSGGMSQRVMIAMAIACEPKLLIADEPTTALDVTVQAQIMELLVNLQKQNDMALILITHDLAVVAEVAQRMVVMYAGEVVESSATETLFACPRHPYTQALLSSIPEHSKGARRLSTLAGVVPGQYDRPQGCLLSPRCPYAKESCHTSKPALLPLAGTNVRCFTPLDANGIPTHE, encoded by the coding sequence ATGAGTTTATTAGAGATCCGCAACCTGAATGTGAGCTTTGGCAGTACCGCCCACCCCTTCCATGCCGTGTCAGGGCTAGATTTAACGGTAAACCGCGGTGAAATTGTCGGGATTGTGGGCGAATCAGGTTCGGGTAAATCCGTCACGATGCTGGCAATGATGGGCTTGATTGATGCGCCAGGCCGCGTCACCGCCGATCAGTTGCAATTTAATGGGCAAGACCTGCTCAATATGAAGCCTGCGCAAAAACGCCAGATTATTGGTAAAGATATTGCGATGATTTTTCAGGATGCGCTGACTAGCCTTAACCCAGCGTATACCGTGGGATACCAGCTGATGGAGACCCTGCGGCTACATACCCCCCTGCGTGGTGCGGCATTGAAACGCCGAGCCCTTGAGCTACTTGAGCAAGTAGAAATCCCGGATGCCAAATCGCGGCTCGATGCTTATCCGCATCAACTATCCGGCGGGATGAGCCAGCGGGTGATGATCGCGATGGCCATTGCCTGTGAGCCCAAGCTGCTAATCGCCGATGAACCGACGACTGCACTGGATGTCACGGTGCAAGCGCAGATTATGGAATTGCTGGTAAATCTGCAAAAACAAAATGACATGGCGCTGATTTTAATCACCCATGATCTGGCCGTGGTGGCTGAAGTCGCGCAGCGTATGGTGGTCATGTACGCAGGTGAAGTCGTTGAAAGCAGCGCAACGGAAACCTTGTTCGCCTGTCCGCGCCATCCGTATACCCAAGCTTTGCTGTCATCCATTCCTGAGCACAGCAAAGGTGCGCGTCGACTGTCTACGCTAGCAGGCGTGGTGCCAGGTCAATACGACCGCCCGCAAGGCTGTTTACTCAGCCCGCGCTGCCCTTATGCCAAAGAAAGCTGCCACACGAGCAAGCCTGCACTATTACCCCTAGCAGGTACTAACGTGCGATGCTTTACCCCATTGGACGCCAACGGGATACCTACCCATGAATAA
- a CDS encoding peptide ABC transporter ATP-binding protein, translating into MNNPNLATENIILEAKALSRHYAVSKGFLKGHATVKALNDVSFKLAAGKTLAVVGESGCGKSTLARQLTLIEEPSSGHLVIDGVDIATANTTSLKALRPKVQMVFQNPFASLNPRKQIGTMLAEPLLLNTDLNAEQREARVREMLKIVGLRPEHYHRYPHMFSGGQRQRIAIARAMMLKPAVLVADEPTSALDVSIQAQILNLFMDLQDELGTAYVFVSHNLAVVEHIADDVMVMYFGSTVEYGDKKTIFDQPLHPYTRALMSATPAIRQEDRRVKIKLTGELPSPLNPPTGCAFSTRCPHANERCQSETPVLRPLANRMIACHHVETIV; encoded by the coding sequence ATGAATAATCCAAATCTAGCTACCGAGAATATTATTCTGGAAGCCAAAGCGCTCTCGCGCCACTATGCGGTGAGTAAAGGCTTTTTGAAAGGCCATGCCACAGTCAAAGCCTTGAACGATGTCTCATTCAAACTCGCGGCAGGCAAAACACTGGCCGTCGTTGGTGAATCGGGCTGTGGTAAATCCACGCTGGCACGTCAGCTTACCTTGATTGAAGAGCCCAGCTCTGGGCACTTGGTGATTGATGGAGTTGATATTGCAACAGCCAACACCACATCGCTAAAAGCACTGCGCCCCAAAGTGCAGATGGTATTTCAGAACCCTTTTGCCAGCCTCAACCCACGCAAACAAATTGGCACGATGTTGGCCGAGCCCTTGCTACTGAATACCGATTTAAATGCAGAGCAACGCGAAGCGCGCGTGCGCGAAATGCTTAAAATCGTCGGCTTGCGCCCTGAGCATTATCACCGCTACCCGCATATGTTCTCCGGCGGGCAACGCCAGCGGATCGCCATTGCACGCGCGATGATGCTTAAACCAGCCGTGCTGGTTGCGGATGAACCCACTTCGGCGCTCGACGTGTCAATTCAGGCGCAAATTTTGAATCTGTTTATGGATTTGCAAGACGAGCTAGGCACTGCCTATGTGTTTGTCAGCCACAATCTAGCGGTGGTTGAGCACATCGCCGATGATGTGATGGTGATGTATTTTGGCAGCACGGTGGAATATGGCGATAAGAAAACCATTTTTGATCAGCCACTACATCCCTATACCCGTGCGCTGATGTCCGCTACGCCGGCTATTCGCCAGGAAGATCGCCGGGTCAAAATTAAATTAACCGGCGAATTGCCGTCGCCACTTAACCCACCAACTGGCTGCGCCTTTAGCACCCGGTGCCCGCACGCAAATGAGCGTTGCCAGAGCGAAACCCCGGTCTTGCGCCCCTTGGCAAACCGAATGATCGCCTGCCACCACGTGGAAACCATTGTGTAA